Proteins from a genomic interval of Myxococcales bacterium:
- the hemH gene encoding ferrochelatase: MRRRSLTRAYSLRRFTKSILFRFAAPDPPAGEGGLWHAGSVANQDNQIGVLLVNLGTPDSPEVSDVRRYLRQFLSDRRVIRLPRPLRWLLLNFVILPFRPQRSAAAYRTIWMPEGSPLLYFGRSLAESVSEQLGDGFRVELAMRYGSPSIAESMRLLLANDLERIVVLPLFPQYAIASTGSALAEVARVLETVERPPPLHTLGAFFEHPSFCNAYAARAEPILKDFAPDHVIFSYHGLPEWQVRDLDSSGSHCLVEPDCCETSCADNRGCYRAHCFATTRVLIADLDLEEKNTSLVFQSRLGRTPWLDPDLIKVLPELAARGIKRPAVFCPSFVADCLETLEEVGIRARAQWNELGGEELCLIPCVNADPEWVDGVASMVREAVA, translated from the coding sequence ATGCGCCGACGGTCGTTAACCAGAGCGTACAGCCTTCGCCGATTTACCAAAAGCATTCTTTTTCGATTTGCGGCACCCGACCCACCCGCGGGAGAAGGCGGCCTGTGGCATGCTGGGTCCGTGGCAAATCAAGATAATCAAATTGGTGTTCTATTGGTCAATCTCGGGACCCCAGATTCACCAGAAGTCAGCGATGTCCGTCGTTATTTGCGTCAATTTCTTTCAGATCGTCGCGTGATCCGTCTGCCGCGACCACTGCGTTGGCTTCTGCTCAATTTTGTGATCCTGCCCTTCAGGCCGCAGAGGTCGGCGGCGGCATATCGAACCATTTGGATGCCCGAGGGCTCGCCCCTGTTGTACTTCGGGCGCAGCCTCGCCGAATCGGTTTCCGAGCAGCTCGGAGACGGTTTCCGCGTCGAACTCGCGATGCGCTACGGCTCGCCCAGCATTGCAGAGAGCATGAGGTTGCTGCTCGCGAACGATCTCGAGAGGATCGTCGTCCTGCCGCTATTTCCCCAGTACGCAATCGCCTCCACGGGCAGCGCGCTTGCAGAGGTCGCCAGAGTTCTGGAAACGGTAGAGCGACCTCCACCGTTGCACACGCTGGGGGCGTTCTTCGAGCATCCGAGTTTTTGCAATGCCTACGCGGCCAGGGCGGAGCCCATCTTGAAGGACTTCGCTCCCGACCACGTCATATTCAGCTATCACGGTCTGCCGGAGTGGCAGGTGCGCGATCTCGACTCGAGCGGGAGCCATTGTCTGGTCGAGCCAGATTGCTGCGAGACGTCTTGTGCCGACAACCGAGGTTGCTATCGCGCCCACTGCTTCGCGACCACCCGCGTACTCATAGCCGATCTGGATCTGGAAGAGAAAAACACGTCTCTGGTTTTTCAGTCTCGCCTCGGCCGCACACCCTGGCTCGACCCGGACCTGATCAAAGTCCTGCCCGAGCTGGCGGCCCGAGGGATCAAGCGACCCGCGGTGTTCTGTCCATCCTTCGTCGCCGACTGTCTCGAGACCCTGGAAGAGGTGGGGATTCGCGCCCGAGCGCAGTGGAACGAATTGGGGGGTGAGGAGTTGTGCCTCATACCCTGCGTCAACGCGGATCCGGAGTGGGTCGACGGGGTGGCGTCGATGGTGCGAGAGGCGGTCGCCTGA
- a CDS encoding CDP-diacylglycerol O-phosphatidyltransferase, producing the protein MTASPTVPQTKILAWGVHLFTASGAVFGALALISIARGDLAFAGVMMMLTLAIDSVDGALARAVGVSRVLPNVDGRRLDDIVDFLNFVIVPVVFMAAAGSLSHWFWIALPVLASSYGFSQSDAKTEDDFFLGFPSYWNVLALYLWILDFSPGAGDACLLGLSIAVFIPLKYIYPSKMRVLRTSTCLGGLIWTLVMTWVILAPETATRVWVAQISLIYPAYYIALSAWLGRWDQSLRRA; encoded by the coding sequence ATGACTGCATCGCCAACGGTTCCGCAAACGAAGATCCTGGCCTGGGGCGTGCATCTATTTACCGCCAGCGGTGCCGTGTTTGGGGCCCTTGCCCTGATTTCCATCGCCCGGGGCGATTTGGCGTTTGCCGGCGTCATGATGATGCTGACCCTGGCGATCGACTCGGTGGACGGCGCTCTGGCCCGGGCTGTCGGAGTTTCTCGGGTTCTACCCAACGTCGATGGCCGACGGCTCGATGACATCGTCGACTTCCTCAATTTCGTGATTGTCCCAGTGGTCTTCATGGCGGCGGCTGGAAGTTTGAGCCACTGGTTCTGGATCGCCCTGCCGGTACTGGCGAGCAGCTACGGTTTTTCACAGTCGGACGCAAAGACCGAAGACGATTTCTTCTTGGGATTCCCCTCGTACTGGAACGTGCTGGCCCTGTATCTCTGGATCCTCGACTTCTCCCCCGGCGCCGGTGACGCCTGTCTACTGGGACTCTCGATCGCAGTCTTCATTCCGCTCAAGTACATCTACCCGAGCAAGATGCGAGTGCTCCGCACTAGCACTTGCCTGGGAGGATTGATCTGGACCCTGGTGATGACCTGGGTGATCCTGGCCCCCGAGACGGCGACCCGCGTATGGGTCGCGCAGATCAGTCTGATCTACCCGGCGTACTACATCGCGCTTTCAGCATGGTTGGGTCGCTGGGATCAAAGTTTGCGTCGAGCCTGA
- the clpA gene encoding ATP-dependent Clp protease ATP-binding subunit ClpA, which translates to MAGASRELHMTLQSAFQEAVHRRHAYVTVEHLLFALLHDERGVEIIQSCGGHVETLKQELERFFREDLERVPGDEDFEASQTLAFHRILQHAVDHTTSAEKEEVEIGDLLIALYQEPDSYAVLLLRSQEVDRLDLLQYISHGIVKTRDGQAGDPLDATSPGGLGEEAEGVPADPLKAFATNLTALAAEGKLDPMIGRGSELERIIHILARRRKNNPIFVGETGVGKTALAEGLAMRVHEGRVPDDLTDAQIYSLDLGALLAGTRYRGDFEARFKALLAALDACESAILFIDEIHTILGAGSAQGNTVDASNLLKPVLAGGKLRCMGSTTYQEYRHFERDRALARRFQKVDIGEPSSSDCLRILKGLASRYEEHHGVRYTSGALKACVDLSVRHIGDRFLPDKAIDVMDETGAAVRLRPQSKKRKTVGVRDVEAVIARMARIPLERTQGEDRERLLKLDEDIKSVVFGQDSAVESVVRAIKRSRAGLGGVDRPIGSFLFTGPTGVGKTELSKQLAKTLGVPFLRYDMSEYMEKHAVSRLIGAPPGYVGYDQGGMLIEDVRKNPYAVLLLDEIEKAHPDVFDIMLQVMDHAVLTDNQGREADFRHITLIMTSNAGAREASSNAIGFGGGKAGSTSKALERLFSPEFRNRLDEIVVFEPLDPSVMDLVVEKFIKELEAQLAERKIKIELDPAARKLLAELGYEPDFGARPLARVIQRDIIDAISDHVLFGNLTKGGEVRVSVTDGGFSFEYSDR; encoded by the coding sequence ATGGCAGGAGCCAGTCGCGAGTTGCACATGACGCTTCAATCGGCCTTTCAGGAGGCCGTGCACCGTCGTCACGCCTACGTGACGGTCGAGCATCTGCTGTTTGCCCTGCTGCACGACGAGCGCGGGGTGGAAATCATCCAGAGCTGCGGCGGACATGTAGAGACGCTCAAGCAGGAGCTCGAGCGATTCTTTCGAGAAGACCTGGAACGAGTGCCGGGAGACGAAGACTTCGAAGCCAGTCAAACCTTGGCGTTTCATCGAATTCTGCAGCATGCCGTCGATCACACCACGAGCGCCGAAAAAGAAGAGGTCGAAATCGGCGACCTGTTGATAGCGCTCTACCAGGAGCCCGATTCTTACGCGGTATTGCTGCTTCGCAGCCAGGAAGTCGATCGCCTCGATCTGCTTCAGTACATCTCGCACGGCATTGTCAAGACACGAGACGGTCAAGCGGGTGATCCACTGGATGCGACCAGTCCCGGTGGACTCGGGGAAGAAGCTGAAGGTGTTCCAGCCGATCCGTTGAAGGCGTTTGCCACAAATCTCACCGCCCTGGCGGCCGAGGGCAAGCTCGACCCGATGATCGGGCGGGGCAGCGAGCTCGAGCGAATCATTCACATCCTCGCGCGTCGACGGAAGAACAATCCCATCTTCGTGGGCGAAACCGGGGTGGGGAAGACTGCGTTGGCCGAGGGCCTGGCAATGCGCGTGCACGAGGGTCGTGTTCCAGACGACCTCACTGACGCGCAGATCTACTCTTTGGATCTCGGTGCGCTACTGGCGGGTACTCGCTATCGCGGTGACTTCGAGGCGCGCTTCAAAGCATTGTTGGCCGCGCTCGACGCGTGCGAATCGGCAATTCTCTTCATCGACGAAATCCATACGATTCTGGGGGCGGGTTCGGCACAGGGCAATACTGTCGATGCCTCGAACCTGCTGAAGCCGGTGCTCGCCGGCGGCAAGCTGCGCTGCATGGGTTCGACGACCTACCAGGAGTACCGTCACTTCGAACGCGATCGGGCGCTGGCGCGTCGTTTTCAGAAGGTGGACATAGGCGAACCCTCCAGTAGCGACTGTCTGCGCATCCTGAAAGGCCTCGCCTCGCGCTATGAAGAGCACCACGGTGTCCGGTACACCAGTGGAGCCCTCAAGGCGTGTGTCGATCTTTCCGTGCGCCACATTGGCGATCGCTTCCTGCCGGATAAAGCCATCGACGTGATGGACGAGACCGGTGCAGCGGTGCGCCTGCGACCTCAAAGCAAAAAACGCAAGACGGTGGGCGTGCGAGACGTCGAAGCCGTGATCGCCCGGATGGCTCGGATCCCGTTGGAGCGGACCCAGGGCGAAGATCGCGAGCGCCTGTTGAAGCTCGATGAAGACATCAAGAGCGTGGTGTTTGGTCAGGACAGCGCGGTCGAGTCTGTGGTCAGGGCAATCAAGCGTTCGCGCGCTGGACTCGGCGGAGTGGATCGTCCCATCGGGTCGTTCTTGTTTACGGGCCCGACCGGCGTAGGCAAGACCGAGTTGAGCAAACAACTGGCCAAGACCCTGGGAGTTCCCTTCCTTCGCTACGACATGAGCGAATACATGGAGAAGCATGCGGTCTCTCGCTTGATCGGCGCGCCGCCGGGATACGTGGGTTACGACCAGGGTGGCATGTTGATCGAAGACGTGCGCAAGAACCCCTATGCGGTGCTGCTGCTCGACGAGATCGAGAAGGCTCACCCGGATGTTTTCGACATTATGCTTCAGGTCATGGATCACGCGGTGCTCACCGACAACCAGGGGCGGGAAGCAGATTTCCGACACATCACGTTGATCATGACCTCGAACGCTGGCGCCCGAGAAGCTTCATCCAACGCCATCGGGTTTGGGGGTGGCAAGGCGGGCAGTACCTCCAAGGCACTCGAACGCCTGTTCAGCCCGGAGTTTCGCAATCGACTCGACGAGATCGTCGTCTTCGAGCCTCTCGATCCCAGTGTGATGGACCTCGTCGTTGAAAAGTTCATCAAGGAACTCGAAGCGCAGCTCGCGGAGCGCAAGATCAAAATTGAGCTGGACCCGGCCGCGCGAAAGTTGTTGGCCGAGTTGGGATATGAACCCGATTTCGGTGCACGGCCTCTCGCACGGGTCATTCAACGGGACATCATCGACGCAATTTCGGATCATGTCTTGTTCGGCAACCTCACCAAGGGGGGAGAGGTTCGGGTGAGCGTGACGGATGGTGGGTTTAGCTTCGAGTACTCTGATCGCTGA
- the ispH gene encoding 4-hydroxy-3-methylbut-2-enyl diphosphate reductase: MEILLASPRGFCAGVDRAIEIVERALERYGAPVYVRHEIVHNRYVVDALREKGAIFIESPSEAPAGAKLIFSAHGVSPEVRTEAARLDLQTIDATCPLVTKVHVEVKRMVAEGFEIIMIGHAGHVEVEGTMGQAPGKMYLVETVEDVQRLQVRNPERLGCVTQTTLSVDDTAVVKESLKQRFPSIILPKRDDICYATQNRQDAVKTLAERADLVMIVGAPASSNSNRLVEVAAKRGIRSVLIQNADAIEPAWLDGVECVGVSAGASTPEFLLERVIDRLKEIHGGEVYVRSLGEVDEGMTFKLPAVLRD, encoded by the coding sequence ATGGAAATTCTGCTGGCGAGTCCCCGGGGTTTTTGCGCCGGCGTGGACCGCGCAATCGAAATCGTCGAACGCGCTCTCGAACGCTACGGCGCGCCCGTCTACGTGCGACACGAAATCGTGCACAACCGGTATGTCGTAGACGCGCTGCGTGAAAAGGGTGCCATCTTCATCGAATCGCCGTCAGAAGCCCCGGCGGGGGCAAAGCTGATATTCAGCGCCCACGGCGTCTCACCCGAGGTGCGTACCGAAGCCGCACGGCTCGACTTGCAGACGATCGACGCCACATGCCCATTGGTCACCAAGGTGCACGTAGAAGTAAAGCGGATGGTCGCAGAAGGTTTTGAGATCATCATGATTGGGCACGCGGGTCACGTCGAAGTCGAAGGAACCATGGGGCAAGCGCCCGGCAAGATGTATCTGGTCGAAACCGTCGAGGATGTTCAGCGACTCCAGGTGCGCAACCCGGAGCGTCTCGGATGTGTGACCCAGACAACCCTGTCGGTCGATGATACGGCGGTGGTCAAGGAGAGCCTGAAGCAGCGCTTCCCTTCCATCATCCTGCCCAAGCGCGACGACATTTGTTACGCCACGCAAAACCGACAAGACGCCGTGAAGACATTGGCCGAGCGGGCCGACCTGGTGATGATCGTAGGCGCCCCAGCATCCTCGAACAGCAACCGCCTGGTCGAAGTGGCGGCCAAGCGCGGAATTCGCAGTGTGCTGATCCAAAACGCCGATGCCATCGAACCCGCCTGGCTCGACGGAGTCGAATGCGTCGGCGTCAGCGCGGGTGCGTCAACGCCAGAGTTCCTGCTCGAACGAGTGATCGACCGTCTCAAGGAGATTCACGGCGGTGAGGTTTACGTGCGTTCGCTGGGGGAAGTCGATGAGGGGATGACGTTCAAGTTGCCTGCGGTGCTGCGCGACTGA
- the hemE gene encoding uroporphyrinogen decarboxylase, translating to MTSESAKYTATERFLRSCRGEPVDRPPVWLMRQAGRYLPEYRRVREGVSFVEMCRSVDRAVEVSLQPIDLVGSEAVIMFQDIFTPIPGMGVELDFAPGPVIAEPIRSSDQVERLRVPDPTESVPFVFEILRTLRRELEGRQIPLLGFAGAPFTLAAYMVEGRGSKDFTQIKRMMHREPKLLNALLDKLTDCSVSYLNAQIEAGAQAVQLFDTWAGLLTAAEYREWILPRHQQIAERVHRDRAPLILYMNNGAHLLEDSVESGADVLSLDWRVDLANAARNYGDRVALQGNLDPAALAAPREKIATMVQKMSRDAEPAKGYIANLGHGCLTDTPVDGVRAFTEAVRSL from the coding sequence TTGACGAGCGAGTCAGCAAAATACACGGCGACCGAGCGGTTCCTCCGCAGTTGTCGAGGAGAGCCAGTCGATCGACCCCCGGTCTGGTTGATGCGTCAGGCCGGACGCTACCTGCCGGAGTACCGCCGGGTGCGCGAGGGAGTGAGCTTCGTCGAGATGTGCCGCAGTGTCGACCGGGCGGTCGAAGTCTCCCTGCAGCCGATCGATCTGGTGGGCAGCGAAGCGGTGATCATGTTTCAGGACATCTTCACGCCAATCCCCGGCATGGGAGTGGAACTCGACTTCGCTCCGGGGCCGGTGATCGCCGAGCCGATTCGCAGCTCCGATCAAGTGGAACGGTTGCGGGTTCCCGACCCAACCGAGAGCGTTCCATTCGTTTTTGAAATCCTGCGAACCTTGCGGCGGGAACTCGAGGGGCGACAAATACCGTTGCTCGGATTCGCCGGGGCGCCCTTTACGTTGGCCGCCTACATGGTCGAGGGGCGCGGCTCAAAGGACTTCACCCAAATCAAGCGCATGATGCACCGCGAACCCAAATTGCTGAATGCACTGCTCGACAAGTTGACCGACTGCAGCGTGAGCTACCTCAACGCCCAGATCGAGGCGGGAGCTCAGGCGGTGCAACTCTTCGATACCTGGGCTGGGTTGCTCACTGCGGCGGAGTACCGCGAATGGATCCTGCCCCGCCACCAGCAGATCGCCGAGAGGGTCCACCGGGACCGAGCTCCACTGATTCTCTACATGAACAATGGCGCCCATTTGCTCGAAGACTCCGTGGAGTCAGGGGCAGATGTTCTCTCGCTGGATTGGCGAGTGGATCTCGCAAACGCCGCTCGCAACTACGGCGACCGCGTGGCACTCCAGGGCAATCTCGATCCTGCCGCACTCGCCGCGCCCAGAGAGAAGATCGCGACGATGGTGCAAAAGATGTCTCGGGACGCCGAACCCGCAAAGGGTTACATCGCAAATCTCGGTCACGGCTGTCTTACCGACACCCCGGTCGACGGAGTGCGCGCCTTTACCGAAGCAGTCCGCTCGCTGTAG
- the lipB gene encoding lipoyl(octanoyl) transferase LipB — MTPLRTATSQQGSFSTPIHAPTLGVEWLGCVPYCEGLVLQADAIEAVRNGAEDRLLLLEHPPVITLGRSGSREHLRESEERLAARGIEIVNVARGGDVTYHGRGQLVGYLISNLRARGAADVHRYLRDLEAALIDAVVGLGVPGGVVAGRTGVFVKTPHGLPDRKLASIGVGVRHWVSHHGFALNVDIELCEFDAIVPCGLYDVEMTSLAREGVGSGPVLALRAREAIANSFAARFGTVAP, encoded by the coding sequence ATGACCCCATTGAGAACAGCGACTAGCCAGCAAGGATCCTTCTCGACACCGATTCACGCGCCGACCCTGGGCGTTGAATGGCTGGGCTGTGTTCCCTATTGCGAAGGGCTCGTGTTGCAGGCCGACGCGATCGAAGCCGTGAGAAACGGCGCTGAAGATCGGCTGTTGTTGCTCGAACATCCTCCGGTCATCACCCTCGGCCGCAGCGGCTCGCGCGAGCACTTGCGTGAAAGCGAAGAGCGGCTTGCAGCTCGCGGAATCGAAATTGTGAATGTGGCCCGGGGCGGGGACGTGACCTATCACGGGAGAGGCCAGTTGGTTGGCTATCTGATATCAAACTTGCGGGCCCGGGGTGCTGCTGATGTTCATCGCTATCTGCGAGACCTCGAGGCGGCATTGATCGACGCGGTGGTCGGGCTCGGCGTGCCCGGCGGTGTGGTGGCCGGGCGCACCGGGGTGTTTGTGAAGACCCCGCACGGGTTGCCCGACCGCAAACTTGCCTCGATCGGGGTGGGGGTTCGGCACTGGGTCAGTCATCACGGTTTCGCGCTCAACGTAGATATCGAACTCTGCGAATTCGATGCGATCGTGCCGTGCGGACTCTACGACGTAGAGATGACCTCGCTGGCTCGGGAGGGCGTGGGCTCCGGTCCCGTCCTGGCGCTGCGCGCCCGCGAAGCGATCGCGAATTCATTCGCAGCTCGCTTTGGAACGGTTGCACCGTGA
- a CDS encoding 2-oxo acid dehydrogenase subunit E2 — protein sequence MSISLRVPSLGESVVEGTVARWLVAEGDRVSLDQALVELTTDKVDVEIPSPCEGVIQKILVAVDDTVEVGAELLLIDESGVAASPGIAKAEIEPAVQTSATASVDVATEAASTAIPSTPPSITPSIPLPTPLARREAGDSLDTSQVVGTGSRGRVTQQDVQIHRTNNDPGKAPDSTPDQAPQPPPAAPASSRPPQSSALGAAIEAGDRVIPMSRLRKLVADHMVYSKRTSPHVGTVAEVDMSAVVALRKANKSRFEELHGISLSFLPFIVNAVVRALRETPSLNASVVEDSIVEKRAINIGIAVETEKGLMVPVVRDADRLSLAGLAAAIDELSVRARNKKLSADDLRGGTFTISNPGRKGNLYGFAIINQPQVGILRVGEMVKRPVVRTNRGEDAIVIRSMMHLALSYDHRAVDGAPANGFLYRIRELLESADFDL from the coding sequence ATGTCGATTTCGCTGCGAGTCCCAAGCCTCGGAGAGAGCGTCGTCGAGGGGACCGTCGCGCGTTGGCTGGTCGCGGAAGGCGATCGCGTGTCTCTCGATCAGGCGCTCGTCGAGTTGACCACTGACAAGGTCGATGTCGAAATTCCCTCGCCCTGCGAGGGCGTCATCCAGAAGATCCTGGTCGCGGTGGACGACACCGTCGAAGTCGGAGCCGAACTCCTGCTCATCGACGAATCCGGCGTTGCTGCTTCGCCAGGGATTGCCAAAGCAGAGATCGAACCCGCCGTTCAGACCTCCGCCACAGCTTCGGTTGATGTCGCGACGGAGGCGGCGTCCACAGCGATTCCTTCGACCCCTCCTTCAATCACACCTTCAATTCCGCTTCCGACGCCACTGGCTCGGCGTGAGGCCGGGGACAGTCTTGATACCTCGCAGGTCGTTGGCACCGGGAGCCGCGGTCGAGTGACTCAGCAAGATGTCCAAATCCATCGAACGAACAACGACCCAGGCAAGGCCCCGGACTCCACCCCGGACCAAGCCCCGCAACCACCTCCGGCCGCTCCAGCGTCGAGCCGGCCTCCGCAGTCCTCCGCTCTGGGTGCGGCGATCGAAGCAGGCGACCGGGTGATTCCGATGTCGCGGCTGCGCAAACTCGTCGCGGACCACATGGTTTATTCAAAGCGCACGAGCCCTCATGTGGGCACGGTTGCGGAGGTCGACATGAGCGCAGTCGTCGCACTGCGCAAAGCGAACAAGTCGCGCTTCGAGGAACTCCACGGAATTTCGCTCAGTTTTCTCCCCTTTATCGTCAACGCAGTGGTGCGCGCGTTGCGCGAAACTCCCTCGCTCAACGCGTCCGTGGTCGAGGATTCGATCGTCGAGAAGCGCGCGATCAACATCGGGATCGCGGTCGAGACCGAAAAAGGCCTGATGGTCCCGGTGGTGCGCGACGCAGACCGTTTATCCCTGGCAGGATTGGCTGCTGCCATCGACGAGCTTTCGGTTCGCGCCCGGAACAAGAAGCTCTCGGCCGACGATCTGCGCGGCGGGACCTTCACCATTTCGAACCCGGGTCGAAAAGGCAACCTGTACGGTTTTGCCATCATCAATCAGCCTCAGGTCGGGATCCTGCGAGTGGGAGAGATGGTCAAACGGCCTGTGGTCCGTACGAACCGCGGCGAAGACGCCATTGTCATTCGGTCGATGATGCACCTTGCTCTCTCCTATGATCACCGTGCAGTGGACGGCGCTCCGGCGAACGGGTTTCTCTACCGGATTCGCGAGTTGCTCGAGAGCGCCGACTTCGATCTATGA
- a CDS encoding ATP-dependent Clp protease adaptor ClpS — translation MSAGGNVPGDQRDSGLATEERKKTKRPDRYKVLLYNDDYTPMDFVVSVLVDVFGKGPSAATQIMLQVHKGGHGVAGVYIREVADTKVATVHRLAEEKGYPLRSGVEKE, via the coding sequence ATGAGTGCTGGTGGCAATGTCCCCGGAGATCAGCGCGACTCGGGGCTTGCGACCGAAGAGCGAAAAAAGACAAAGCGCCCGGATCGTTACAAGGTTCTTCTATATAACGACGACTACACACCGATGGATTTTGTGGTGAGCGTGCTGGTAGATGTCTTTGGGAAGGGCCCCTCGGCGGCCACTCAGATCATGCTCCAGGTCCACAAGGGTGGACATGGCGTAGCCGGTGTCTATATCAGGGAGGTCGCGGACACAAAGGTCGCGACCGTGCATCGGTTGGCCGAAGAAAAAGGCTACCCCCTGCGCAGTGGTGTCGAGAAGGAATGA
- a CDS encoding GNAT family N-acetyltransferase, whose amino-acid sequence MPRIEMTEGVSTLPRDAWNLLVGDESPFLEWEWLASLEESGCVGGETGWIPRTLVGYEEDRLVAACPLYVKYNSEGEFVFDHGWAQAAERAGISYFPKLLVGIPFTPVTGTRFLVAEDQDHRHWIRQFGGVLRQLCEDEDISGAHVNFCRPEEQDILKEIGFDTRMGFQYHWKNDGYQSFEDYLQRFRSKRRNQIRRERRELVRQGIEISFLVGNEIDQDAMSHLYRFYLANIENHYYWGRQYLNREFFELITERFRDRLQITLARRGKETVAGTLNVIKGEVLYGRYWGTDQKLRHLHFNTCYYAPIEYCIEHGLARFEPGAGGEYKQIRGFDAEPTVSAHYLKDERLAGAVRSYLVRERHDATETINWFRNQSALKPARKPARKPETNS is encoded by the coding sequence ATGCCCAGAATCGAAATGACGGAGGGAGTGAGCACGCTACCTCGAGACGCCTGGAACCTCCTCGTGGGGGATGAATCGCCGTTTCTCGAATGGGAATGGCTCGCGTCCCTCGAAGAGAGCGGTTGTGTCGGCGGCGAAACGGGTTGGATCCCGCGTACGCTGGTCGGCTATGAAGAAGATCGGCTCGTCGCCGCGTGCCCGCTCTACGTCAAGTACAACAGCGAGGGCGAATTCGTATTCGACCACGGCTGGGCCCAGGCAGCGGAGCGCGCGGGAATTTCGTACTTCCCAAAGCTATTGGTCGGAATTCCGTTTACCCCGGTGACCGGTACGCGCTTTCTGGTCGCCGAAGATCAAGACCACAGGCACTGGATCCGGCAATTCGGCGGGGTTCTGCGCCAACTCTGCGAGGACGAGGATATCTCGGGAGCCCATGTCAATTTCTGCCGACCCGAAGAACAAGATATCCTGAAGGAGATCGGCTTCGATACGAGGATGGGCTTTCAGTATCACTGGAAGAACGACGGCTATCAGAGTTTCGAGGATTATCTGCAGCGCTTTCGCAGCAAGCGCCGGAATCAGATTCGTCGCGAGCGTCGAGAACTCGTACGACAGGGAATCGAGATTTCGTTCCTGGTCGGAAACGAGATCGACCAAGACGCCATGTCTCACCTGTATCGCTTCTACCTGGCCAACATAGAGAATCACTACTACTGGGGGCGCCAGTATCTGAATCGAGAGTTCTTCGAACTGATCACCGAGCGCTTTCGCGATCGACTACAAATCACCTTGGCGCGTCGGGGTAAGGAGACGGTTGCCGGGACGCTCAACGTGATCAAAGGAGAGGTGCTCTACGGCCGCTACTGGGGGACCGATCAGAAGCTGCGACATCTCCACTTCAACACTTGTTACTACGCTCCGATCGAGTACTGCATTGAACACGGCCTGGCCCGCTTCGAGCCCGGTGCGGGTGGAGAATACAAACAGATTCGCGGTTTCGACGCCGAACCCACGGTGAGCGCCCACTATCTCAAGGACGAACGTCTTGCCGGAGCCGTGCGGAGTTATCTCGTGCGGGAGCGACATGACGCCACAGAAACCATCAATTGGTTTCGAAACCAGAGCGCACTCAAACCCGCACGTAAGCCCGCACGTAAGCCAGAGACGAACAGCTAA
- a CDS encoding response regulator — protein sequence MASVLIVEDESSLRETLARFLIREGHEVITAANGREAFDLGISASPDVLVTDWMLKNHIHGLHVADALKAVNPSLHTILITGFPSKDLLSESDRCGVLQLLEKPFDLNDLKRAVHSALTAERRPSGPHPLAVVELDLEGKLHFVSERARELFAQTAGGSDASQLQDVLGGEIISQLNLALKDWVGCATLPTVDREDEPERWLLRARILNGRAGFLVVLLSEDERPLTSDPRVRILLDHRSRSKPILPDHGPVVVIERDGAVRRLLVSQIERIGTVCYPTDDLKSALKLLTAEPRVATVLIDFGLAGDEMSKWVNAVRAARPEATVIGTGGSGSEDDLLAFGVTRVLSKPWRIMDLLDVMT from the coding sequence ATGGCATCGGTTCTCATCGTCGAAGACGAAAGCTCGCTGCGCGAAACCCTCGCGCGTTTTTTGATTCGAGAAGGTCACGAAGTAATCACCGCGGCGAACGGTCGCGAGGCCTTCGATCTCGGAATTTCAGCTAGCCCCGATGTGCTGGTGACCGATTGGATGCTCAAGAACCACATCCATGGACTGCACGTCGCCGACGCTTTGAAAGCCGTCAATCCCTCCCTACACACAATTTTGATCACCGGGTTTCCGTCGAAGGATCTGCTCTCTGAGTCTGATCGATGCGGCGTGTTGCAGTTGCTCGAGAAGCCCTTTGATTTGAATGATCTCAAACGGGCAGTCCATTCTGCGTTGACCGCTGAGCGTCGGCCCTCTGGGCCCCACCCCCTCGCGGTGGTTGAACTCGACCTCGAGGGCAAGCTCCACTTCGTGAGTGAGCGAGCCCGAGAACTCTTTGCGCAAACGGCAGGCGGGAGTGATGCGAGTCAACTCCAGGACGTGCTGGGCGGTGAAATCATTTCGCAGTTGAATCTGGCTTTAAAGGACTGGGTCGGATGCGCGACGCTGCCCACAGTCGACCGCGAAGACGAACCCGAGCGCTGGCTCTTGCGCGCGCGCATATTGAACGGTCGAGCTGGCTTCCTGGTCGTTCTGCTCAGCGAGGACGAACGACCCCTGACCAGCGATCCGCGGGTGCGCATCTTGCTCGATCATCGCAGTCGCTCGAAACCCATCCTTCCCGATCACGGCCCGGTCGTGGTGATCGAACGCGATGGCGCCGTACGGCGGCTGCTGGTATCGCAGATCGAGCGCATCGGCACCGTGTGTTATCCGACGGACGATCTGAAAAGCGCGCTCAAACTACTGACCGCGGAGCCACGGGTTGCGACAGTGCTGATTGATTTTGGACTCGCGGGTGACGAGATGTCAAAGTGGGTCAACGCGGTGCGTGCGGCTCGACCCGAAGCAACTGTGATCGGAACCGGTGGCAGCGGCAGTGAGGATGATCTGCTCGCTTTCGGCGTTACCCGGGTGCTCTCCAAGCCCTGGCGTATCATGGACCTGCTCGACGTAATGACCTAG